A DNA window from Vigna angularis cultivar LongXiaoDou No.4 chromosome 1, ASM1680809v1, whole genome shotgun sequence contains the following coding sequences:
- the LOC108337264 gene encoding dof zinc finger protein DOF5.7, with amino-acid sequence MVPPEGMPPTPKDHELTEGRKTTRPPPEQGVKCPRCDSPNTKFCYYNNYSLTQPRHFCKTCRRYWTNGGALRNVPIGGGCRKNKKVKPSSSASSSSSSRLSCDPKDFNFHGLSVPPSVDFNLGGIPFPSRLTTFNTQHHLPTPPTGVFNQFSSFGDVPSSSTSSLSALSAFQLDPPAAVSNPLLGLVPPNPDLWALRRSERASLSDPLNSAMQTLQTMEAMNVHSNLASSIESLSNINQDLHLKLQQQRMATMMFGGDSQKGESSAALNGFGNQKLLQPVSFQNLAISKPENLPAGSSINGGPSGETVTAASTEWFFGNSFPSVSPSTSNGGANVNHISNDANNNNSWTGSLAWGDLQQQPYTALP; translated from the coding sequence aTGGTACCACCAGAAGGCATGCCACCAACACCGAAAGACCATGAGCTCACTGAGGGCCGCAAAACGACGAGGCCGCCACCGGAACAAGGTGTGAAGTGCCCGAGATGTGACTCACCAAACACCAAGTTCTGCTACTACAACAACTACAGCCTCACACAGCCCAGGCACTTCTGCAAGACCTGCAGGAGGTACTGGACCAACGGGGGTGCCTTGCGCAACGTCCCGATAGGAGGGGGTTGCAGGAAGAACAAAAAGGTGAAACCTTCTTCCTCcgcttcctcttcctcctcctccagACTCTCCTGTGACCCTAAAGACTTCAATTTTCATGGTCTCTCAGTTCCTCCTTCCGTTGACTTCAACCTCGGAGGGATACCCTTTCCCTCCAGGCTCACTACTTTCAACACTCAACACCACCTCCCAACACCCCCAACTGGGGTGTTCAACCAGTTCTCTTCTTTTGGGGACGTTCCATCATCTTCCACCAGTTCTCTTTCTGCTTTGTCTGCCTTCCAGCTTGACCCCCCTGCTGCTGTTTCAAACCCTCTCTTGGGTCTCGTTCCGCCCAACCCTGACCTCTGGGCTCTACGTAGGTCAGAAAGGGCCTCACTCTCTGATCCATTGAACAGTGCAATGCAAACCCTTCAGACCATGGAAGCCATGAACGTTCACAGCAACCTTGCTTCTTCAATTGAGTCGCTGAGCAACATCAACCAGGACTTGCACCTGAAGCTGCAGCAGCAGCGCATGGCGACAATGATGTTCGGTGGGGACAGCCAGAAAGGTGAGAGCAGCGCTGCCCTGAATGGGTTTGGGAATCAGAAGCTGCTACAACCGGTTTCGTTTCAGAACCTTGCGATTTCGAAGCCAGAGAACTTGCCAGCTGGCAGTTCCATAAATGGTGGTCCAAGTGGGGAGACAGTTACTGCAGCATCCACTGAATGGTTCTTTGGGAATTCCTTTCCCTCAGTGTCTCCTTCAACAAGCAATGGTGGTGCCAATGTTAACCACATTAGCAACGAtgcaaacaacaacaacagctgGACTGGTTCCCTTGCCTGGGGAGATTTGCAGCAGCAACCATACACCGCTTTGCCCTAG
- the LOC108334623 gene encoding uncharacterized protein LOC108334623 isoform X1, whose amino-acid sequence MQCASILYPQIHKIWCFKPSLSVTPPPQQQQQEEEGTSHDDKPKLITSASNPFVKHCVKLRNSSSYRRAHASALVVGATPIREICRFQESLQDESVSMDCLILPDKAEIPDGLDKSTASIVRVASTVMRKLSGLQTTDSLDAIALMKIPASFFNVDDDQKNYQKWFPSVHRILVLDGIQDPGNLGTLLRSAVAFRWFQGMGSSRLRVPDKDGVFLLPGCCDPFNEKALRASRGASFQIPVVSGSWNHVESLKEEFEMKLLAGHPELGELLKPVCSLSQTLCDSLSDTPLCLVLGSEGSGLSEKSLQACELVSIAMAGEYESLNVSVAGGIFLYMLQPKNR is encoded by the exons ATGCAATGTGCTTCCATTTTATATCctcaaatacataaaatatggTGTTTTAAGCCAAGCCTTTCGGTCACTCCACCGCCCCAACAGCagcaacaagaagaagaaggaacctCTCACGACGACAAACCCAAGCTCATAACTAGTGCTTCTAACCCATTTGTGAAGCACTGCGTCAAGCTTCGCAACTCCTCTTCCTATCGCCGTGCTCACGCTTCTGCTCTCGTTGTCGGTGCTACCCCTATCAG AGAAATCTGCAGGTTTCAAGAGTCATTACAAGATGAAAGTGTTTCAATGGATTGTTTAATTCTTCCTGACAAAGCTGAGATTCCTGATGGGTTGGATAAATCCACTGCTTCTATTGTGCGTGTGGCCTCCACAGTGATGAGAAAGCTTTCAGGGCTGCAAACTACTGACTCTCTAGATGCAATTGCTCTTATGAAAATTCCTGCCAGTTTTTTCAatgttgatgatgatcaaaagaACTACCAGAAATGGTTTCCATCTGTTCATAGGATATTAGTCCTTGATGGGATTCAG GATCCTGGCAACCTTGGTACATTGCTCAGATCAGCTGTGGCCTTCAGATGG TTTCAGGGAATGGGATCTTCTCGTCTAAGAGTTCCTGATAAG GATGGAGTTTTCCTTCTTCCCGGCTGCTGTGATCCATTCAATGAGAAAGCTCTTCGGGCTAGCCGAGGTGCCTCCTTTCAGATCCCTGTTGTTTCTGGCAGCTGGAATCACGTGGAGTCTCTCAAAGAAGAATTTGAAATGAAGTTGCTGGCTGGGCACCCAGAGCTTGGAGAGTTGCTAAAGCCAGTGTGCTCTCTCTCTCAAACCTTGTGTGATTCCTTATCAGATACACCATTGTGTTTGGTTttaggaagtgaaggaagtggccTTTCAGAAAAATCCCTGCAGGCTTGTGAACTTGTGAGCATTGCTATGGCCGGAGAATACGAGTCGCTCAATGTCTCAGTTGCAGGTGGAATTTTCTTGTACATGCTACAACCAAAGAATCGATGA
- the LOC108334623 gene encoding uncharacterized protein LOC108334623 isoform X2 translates to MQCASILYPQIHKIWCFKPSLSVTPPPQQQQQEEEGTSHDDKPKLITSASNPFVKHCVKLRNSSSYRRAHASALVVGATPIREICRFQESLQDESVSMDCLILPDKAEIPDGLDKSTASIVRVASTVMRKLSGLQTTDSLDAIALMKIPASFFNVDDDQKNYQKWFPSVHRILVLDGIQDPGNLGTLLRSAVAFRWDGVFLLPGCCDPFNEKALRASRGASFQIPVVSGSWNHVESLKEEFEMKLLAGHPELGELLKPVCSLSQTLCDSLSDTPLCLVLGSEGSGLSEKSLQACELVSIAMAGEYESLNVSVAGGIFLYMLQPKNR, encoded by the exons ATGCAATGTGCTTCCATTTTATATCctcaaatacataaaatatggTGTTTTAAGCCAAGCCTTTCGGTCACTCCACCGCCCCAACAGCagcaacaagaagaagaaggaacctCTCACGACGACAAACCCAAGCTCATAACTAGTGCTTCTAACCCATTTGTGAAGCACTGCGTCAAGCTTCGCAACTCCTCTTCCTATCGCCGTGCTCACGCTTCTGCTCTCGTTGTCGGTGCTACCCCTATCAG AGAAATCTGCAGGTTTCAAGAGTCATTACAAGATGAAAGTGTTTCAATGGATTGTTTAATTCTTCCTGACAAAGCTGAGATTCCTGATGGGTTGGATAAATCCACTGCTTCTATTGTGCGTGTGGCCTCCACAGTGATGAGAAAGCTTTCAGGGCTGCAAACTACTGACTCTCTAGATGCAATTGCTCTTATGAAAATTCCTGCCAGTTTTTTCAatgttgatgatgatcaaaagaACTACCAGAAATGGTTTCCATCTGTTCATAGGATATTAGTCCTTGATGGGATTCAG GATCCTGGCAACCTTGGTACATTGCTCAGATCAGCTGTGGCCTTCAGATGG GATGGAGTTTTCCTTCTTCCCGGCTGCTGTGATCCATTCAATGAGAAAGCTCTTCGGGCTAGCCGAGGTGCCTCCTTTCAGATCCCTGTTGTTTCTGGCAGCTGGAATCACGTGGAGTCTCTCAAAGAAGAATTTGAAATGAAGTTGCTGGCTGGGCACCCAGAGCTTGGAGAGTTGCTAAAGCCAGTGTGCTCTCTCTCTCAAACCTTGTGTGATTCCTTATCAGATACACCATTGTGTTTGGTTttaggaagtgaaggaagtggccTTTCAGAAAAATCCCTGCAGGCTTGTGAACTTGTGAGCATTGCTATGGCCGGAGAATACGAGTCGCTCAATGTCTCAGTTGCAGGTGGAATTTTCTTGTACATGCTACAACCAAAGAATCGATGA